A window from Chitinophaga filiformis encodes these proteins:
- the smc gene encoding chromosome segregation protein SMC: MRLKTLEIKGFKSFADKTVLHFDEGVTGVIGPNGCGKSNIIDSIRWVIGEHKISNLRSENQSGLVFNGSKTRSASGMAEVSLTFENTRNVLPTEFTTVTITRKFYKNGDSEYRLNDVACRLKDIHNLFMDTGVSTDSYAIIELGMVDDIIKDKENSRRRMLEQAAGISIYKTRKKEAKSKLDATEGDLNRIEDLLFEINNNLKTLESQARKAERFYEVKKEYREISIELAKAALEGFNVTFKELTDEQQAESDKKMALETEISSAEASVEEDKLHFVAKERELQVLQKSFNELVSTIRTKENDKNLASQQLTYLKERERNISQFLSNAEGQLQGLTDSIAFTETQVEEEQEAFESLQDQLEGLQEMMDEKKEAFNQKKLSLETLRRDQQQWQRQQFEAEKKVAVADTSVQNLQRSIQQLQDEKAARQLQITQLEEEKVALQETLQDQKADLEDMIAFQEETKGKILATQGEIEGLRDKLVDENRALDQKKNEYDLLKSLVDSLEGYPESIKFLKKNTEWNNSAPILSDIFFCKEEYRTCVENLLEPYLNYYVVNNAAEAVQAIRLLDDNKKGKANFFILDQFHQQGGSLFTPPGAIPALQVVELEERYKGLGNYLLGKVFITDDISNLEFSQLADQDILVIEKSGRMNRGRYSFSGGSVGLFEGKKLGRAKNLEKLDEEIRALEDVVANLRQQIQEKHNQVLGYNSQLNENNINTAREKINQLNNQVFGLQNRIENFRHLVESGEKRLLEMQDSLAANQESISGVKEELDDLNDKVHALHDSIVAAERAATEAEQQFNQANVQFNNQNLQHTRQQSKVQALKQELEFKRKQLSDLHTQITSNKSQLEDAVANIAAAEDKLGAAEDGLIDLFRRKEEEEKELNEKDQEYYNFRNQLQEKESSLRARQRAKEQLEQALTVIKDKVNELKLQLASMKERLSVEFKVNLDEIIDEQRSSALPVDELQAGAERLKKRLENMGEINPTAIEAYQEMKKRYEFILEQKNDLVTAKESLMATIQEVEATANQKFLDTFNQVKENFVRVFKALFTEEDQCDMILNDPENLADTGIEIIAKPKGKRPAAITQLSGGEKTLTATALLFAIYLIKPAPFCILDEVDAPLDDANVGKFTNMIRKFSDNSQFIIVTHNKQTMAAVDVIYGVTMQEPGVSKLVPVDFRSLN; this comes from the coding sequence GTGCGTTTAAAGACATTAGAAATCAAAGGCTTCAAAAGTTTTGCTGACAAAACCGTATTACACTTCGATGAGGGGGTAACCGGGGTCATTGGCCCCAACGGATGTGGCAAAAGTAATATCATTGACTCTATCCGCTGGGTGATCGGGGAGCATAAGATCAGTAACCTGCGTTCTGAGAATCAGTCAGGGCTGGTGTTTAATGGCTCCAAAACACGTTCTGCCAGTGGTATGGCCGAAGTGAGCCTCACGTTCGAGAACACCCGCAATGTATTGCCAACCGAGTTCACTACTGTTACCATTACCCGCAAGTTTTACAAGAACGGTGATAGCGAATACCGTCTGAATGATGTGGCCTGCCGCCTGAAAGATATCCATAACCTGTTTATGGATACCGGTGTCAGTACCGATTCTTATGCTATCATTGAGCTTGGGATGGTGGACGACATTATCAAGGATAAAGAGAACAGCCGCCGTCGCATGCTGGAACAGGCTGCCGGTATTTCCATCTATAAAACGCGTAAGAAGGAAGCCAAATCCAAGCTGGATGCTACGGAGGGAGACCTGAACCGTATTGAGGACCTGCTGTTTGAGATCAATAACAACTTAAAGACCCTGGAATCCCAGGCACGTAAGGCCGAACGCTTTTACGAGGTGAAGAAAGAATACCGCGAGATCAGTATCGAACTGGCCAAAGCCGCCCTGGAGGGATTCAATGTCACTTTTAAAGAACTGACAGACGAACAGCAGGCGGAAAGTGATAAGAAGATGGCCCTGGAAACGGAGATCTCCTCTGCAGAAGCCAGTGTGGAAGAAGATAAACTGCATTTTGTGGCCAAGGAAAGAGAACTGCAGGTGCTGCAGAAATCTTTCAACGAACTCGTATCCACCATCCGTACGAAGGAAAACGATAAGAACCTCGCCAGCCAGCAGCTTACCTACCTGAAAGAGCGCGAACGCAATATCAGCCAGTTCCTCAGTAACGCCGAAGGGCAGTTACAGGGCCTGACAGATTCCATCGCTTTCACCGAAACACAGGTGGAAGAAGAACAGGAAGCGTTTGAAAGCCTGCAGGACCAGCTGGAAGGATTGCAGGAGATGATGGACGAGAAGAAGGAAGCCTTCAACCAGAAAAAGTTGTCGCTCGAAACCCTGCGCCGTGACCAGCAACAATGGCAGCGGCAACAGTTCGAAGCAGAAAAGAAAGTGGCGGTAGCCGATACTTCCGTACAGAACCTGCAACGCAGTATACAACAGTTACAGGACGAAAAAGCCGCCCGTCAGCTGCAGATCACACAACTGGAAGAAGAGAAAGTGGCGCTCCAGGAAACGCTGCAGGACCAGAAAGCAGACCTGGAAGATATGATCGCTTTCCAGGAAGAGACCAAGGGAAAGATCCTGGCCACCCAGGGAGAAATAGAAGGACTGCGCGATAAGCTGGTAGACGAGAACCGTGCGCTGGACCAGAAGAAGAATGAATACGACCTGTTAAAATCCCTCGTGGACAGCCTGGAAGGTTATCCTGAAAGTATCAAGTTCCTCAAGAAAAATACAGAGTGGAATAATAGTGCTCCTATCCTGAGCGATATTTTCTTCTGTAAGGAAGAATATCGTACCTGTGTGGAGAATCTGCTTGAACCTTATCTTAACTACTATGTTGTAAATAATGCAGCAGAAGCAGTGCAGGCCATCCGTTTACTGGATGATAACAAGAAAGGTAAAGCAAACTTTTTTATCTTGGATCAGTTCCACCAGCAGGGTGGAAGCCTGTTCACCCCTCCGGGCGCCATTCCGGCCCTGCAGGTGGTAGAACTGGAAGAACGTTACAAGGGACTGGGCAACTACCTGCTGGGTAAAGTATTCATTACCGACGATATCAGCAACCTGGAGTTCAGCCAGCTGGCAGACCAGGATATACTGGTGATAGAAAAAAGCGGCAGGATGAACCGCGGCAGGTATAGTTTCAGCGGCGGTTCCGTAGGACTGTTCGAAGGAAAGAAACTGGGACGTGCCAAGAACCTGGAGAAACTGGATGAAGAGATCAGGGCGCTGGAAGATGTAGTGGCTAACCTGCGTCAGCAGATCCAGGAGAAACATAACCAGGTATTGGGTTATAACAGTCAGCTGAATGAGAACAATATCAATACCGCCCGCGAGAAGATCAACCAGTTGAATAACCAGGTGTTCGGATTGCAGAACCGTATTGAGAACTTCCGTCACCTGGTGGAATCGGGCGAAAAACGCCTGCTGGAAATGCAGGATTCCCTGGCAGCGAACCAGGAAAGTATTTCCGGTGTAAAGGAAGAACTGGATGACCTGAATGATAAGGTGCACGCTTTGCACGATAGCATTGTGGCAGCAGAACGGGCAGCAACAGAGGCAGAGCAACAGTTCAACCAGGCCAACGTACAGTTCAACAACCAGAACCTGCAGCACACGCGCCAGCAGAGTAAGGTGCAGGCCCTGAAGCAGGAACTGGAATTCAAGCGTAAACAATTATCAGATCTGCATACGCAGATCACCAGCAATAAATCTCAGCTGGAAGATGCAGTAGCAAATATTGCCGCTGCGGAAGACAAGCTGGGAGCCGCAGAAGACGGATTGATAGACCTGTTCCGCCGTAAAGAGGAAGAAGAGAAGGAGCTGAATGAGAAAGACCAGGAATATTATAATTTCCGTAACCAGTTGCAGGAGAAAGAAAGCAGTCTGCGTGCGCGCCAGCGTGCCAAAGAACAGCTGGAACAGGCGCTGACGGTGATCAAGGACAAGGTGAACGAACTGAAATTGCAGCTGGCCTCCATGAAGGAAAGGTTGAGCGTAGAGTTCAAAGTGAACCTGGACGAGATCATTGACGAGCAGCGTAGTTCAGCACTGCCGGTAGATGAATTGCAGGCAGGCGCCGAGCGACTGAAGAAGCGTCTTGAAAATATGGGGGAGATCAACCCCACAGCGATCGAGGCCTACCAGGAAATGAAGAAACGTTATGAGTTTATACTGGAGCAGAAGAATGACCTGGTAACCGCGAAAGAGTCGCTGATGGCAACGATCCAGGAAGTGGAGGCAACAGCTAACCAGAAATTCCTGGATACCTTCAACCAGGTGAAGGAAAACTTCGTACGTGTATTTAAGGCATTGTTCACCGAAGAAGACCAGTGTGATATGATATTGAACGATCCTGAAAACCTGGCAGATACCGGTATAGAGATCATTGCCAAACCGAAGGGTAAGCGTCCGGCAGCCATTACACAGCTGAGTGGAGGTGAAAAGACACTGACGGCAACAGCCTTATTGTTTGCCATTTACCTGATCAAACCAGCGCCATT